In the Staphylococcus condimenti genome, one interval contains:
- a CDS encoding ABC transporter permease, with translation MKGNLLQQLFEYYSLNAGYLWSLFFQHLLMSVYGVVFAAIVGIPIGIFISRFGRMSKLVITIANIIQTVPVIAMLAILMLVMGLGPTTVVVTVFLYALLPIIQNTYSGIVGVDENIKDAGKGMGMTRNQILRMIELPLALSVIIGGLRIALVVAVGVVAVGSFIGAPTLGDIIIRGTNATDGTTFILAGALPIALIAVLIDVLLRLLEKRLDPVKKKKGPQPQGMDI, from the coding sequence ATGAAAGGCAATTTATTACAACAATTATTTGAATATTATTCATTGAATGCCGGCTATTTATGGAGTTTATTTTTTCAACATTTATTGATGTCAGTCTATGGCGTCGTATTTGCAGCGATTGTTGGTATTCCGATTGGAATCTTTATCTCACGTTTCGGACGTATGTCTAAGTTAGTGATTACAATCGCAAATATTATCCAAACTGTCCCAGTTATTGCTATGCTGGCGATTTTAATGCTCGTTATGGGTCTTGGACCGACAACAGTTGTCGTGACAGTTTTCTTATATGCATTGTTACCAATTATCCAAAATACTTACTCAGGTATTGTTGGAGTAGATGAAAACATTAAAGATGCAGGTAAAGGTATGGGGATGACACGTAACCAAATTTTACGTATGATTGAACTACCTTTAGCTTTATCAGTTATTATCGGCGGATTGCGTATTGCTTTAGTTGTAGCAGTTGGTGTCGTAGCAGTCGGCTCATTTATTGGAGCACCGACACTCGGTGATATTATCATCAGAGGAACGAATGCTACAGATGGTACAACATTTATTTTAGCAGGTGCATTACCAATTGCATTAATCGCTGTATTGATTGATGTCTTACTAAGACTACTCGAAAAACGATTGGATCCTGTGAAAAAGAAAAAAGGACCTCAACCTCAAGGTATGGATATTTAA